In Embleya scabrispora, the DNA window CATTTGCGGTGGCAGTGAATTCGGCGACGGTTGGGCTTTTCCTTGGGTTTCTCGTCCACCGGATACGTGCTGCGCGAAAAGGGATCGCCTGCGGTTGTGTCGGTGATTCGAACTCGCAATCACAACCGACTGCCAGATCGTCGACATCCGAGTACTCGTTCATGATCGCCGGCTCGGTCGGATTTCTGGCCTTGGCTCTCACGAACCTGCGTTTGGTGATCGCCGGTGAACGACCGTCCCCGACGTCGGGGGCTCTTGCGGTTGCCTGTGTTGGGGCGGCTCTCGCTCTGCGCGTCTGGAGGGCCGCCCGCTCCGTGCCGTCGAAGACCACGACGGGACGTTGAAGCGCGTGTCCTTCGTATGTTGGGGAAGTTGGTGACACTTCTGCGGCGTGGGAGCGTATGCGGTCCGCGAGGGCGGGCCGTGGAGCCTGCCGCTGGAGGACCGGGCCCTGCTGGTTGCGGCAAGCTATACCGGCACCACGCAAGTACCCCAGATGAGCTGCGGGAACGGGCGATCCGGGAGGTACGTACCTCCGGGCGTCCGGTCGCCCATGTCGCCCGGGACCTGGGTACCCACAACGAGGACCTGCGGAACTGTGTCCGCCAGGCCGAGGCCGACGCCGGGGAGCGGGCCGACCGCTCGACCACCGCCGCGTCGCAGGAAGTGAGGCAACTCCGCAGGAAAAACCCCGAGTTGCGGCGGACCAACGAGATCCTCAAGGCCGCCTCGGTGTCTTCTGCGCAGAAGATCGACCGTCCCCGGACGAGGCCGAGCAGGTGATCGACCACCTGCCCGACAAAAGTCTCGGGGTCGATCCCGTATGCCGGGTGCTCGATCTGTCGCCGTCGACGTACTTGGCGCGCAAGAAGCGTCCCAAGTCTGCTCGGCAACCGCGCGACGTGTTTGCGCGAGCGGCTTGCGCCGAGTGGACCCTGCCGATCCGTTCACCGGTCTCGTGTTCACGCGTGAGAACGGTCCGCCGTTGCGGCCGCAGGCCCTGCTGGACCGCTTCCCGCCACTGGTCCGCCCAGGCGGGGGTTCCACAGTTCACGATGCACGACCTGCGGCGCGTGGCGGCGACGTTGACGATTACGGCGGGCGTGCCGTTGACGGTGGTGTCCAAGACATTGCGGCACTCGACGTTGTCGACGACGGCGAACATCTACGCCCATCTGACCCGGCAGGCCGCCCACGATGCGGTGGACGCCATCGAGGCGGCCCTCGTCGGCGCCGAAGGCGAGGACGCGAGGATCGACCTGCCGAGTCGGCTGCGACCACACCGCGACCACCCGGCCCGGCTCCGCGACCTGTCCAAACCGCTCTACGCCGCTGCGATAAGGGGTCGTTCGATGATGTGGCTCGGGGGCGGTCGACGGCCGTGCGACCACACTGCGACCACCAGCCCTCGAAATGCGGAAAAGGCCGCCTTCCCATTTCTGAGAAGACGGCCTCCGACCTGCGTAAACGCTGGTCGGGACGACAGGATTTGAACCTGCGACCCCTTGACCCCCAGTCACAGAAACGGCGTCCGTGACGTCCATGTGTTCCGGGGGAGCGGCGGAACGTGCGCCCGGAAGGGCCTTGAGAGCAGGGAGTTCACGCAGATCGTGAGATGGATGTGAGACGTCGAGCCCCGGCGGGACGAGTTCGTCGACCCGCCGGGGCTCGGCATTTCCGGGCGGGCTTGTGAGACGAATGTGAGACGGTCGAGAGGGGAAAACCCCACGTGGGCGGGCGGGTTCGAGGCTTCGAGAAGAGGTGGGATCCGTGCCCTGCTCCGAGAGGCGGTCCGACCGGGGAGCCCCGCGCGGCTGCCGCAGCGGGGGTCGAAGCGACGCCCGCCCCCTCCCCGTAAGGGGGCACGCGTCACGTCGGTTCCGGATTACGAGGCCATGGTCGAGAGGGCCGTCGAGACGAACCGCACGATCTCGGCGATGTCGTTGATCCGGTTCCGCGAGTTGAGCTGCTGCTCGATCTCTGCTGCGAACTCTGCTGCGTTGGCGCCGATCCTAGATTCGAGGACCCAGATGACATAGACGGGGTGCGTGGTGTCGACGATGACGTCGACGCCTGCCACGGTCGTGGGAAACCTCTCTACCTGTCCGACTCGTACCCACTGCACTGTACGTGCGCCCCCCCAACCCGAACGGAGCCGCCGCTACCGGGAACGTTCATGACAGCACACCGGGGAGACACATGTTGGTCGTTCAAGTCGAAAACAAGCCAAAAACACGTTACGAATCTTCTTGATCACTACCGGTTAGGTTCATATTGCGCTTGCGTGCCTCCAACTCGGACCACAGCGCGGTGCCGGATGCCAGTTGATCGTCGGAGACCTCCGCCCCCTCGGGGCCATCAGTAGGACGACGACCTTGAGGCCGTCGACCTCGATGATCGTGCTGTCGACGACCTGGTTGTCCTGGCCGAGTTGTCGTTCCACGCGCAACGGCATGCCGCGGGCGAGCGCCGGCCGGGAGGGCGGTGACCCCGAGCCCTCGCCGGCGGGTTTCCGATATGCCTGGGACTTGCTCTTGCGTCGCCCGCTGACCTGGATGGCGACGGGGGTCGAGACCAGGGGCGGGGGGCTCCCACCGTCCGCTATGCGGCGGGCGTCGTTCATTGGGTCTGGCCAGCCGAGCACCGCGCCGACGTCCTCGATCGTCGTCGGGATGCGGGTGTAGGTGTACCCGCCCTCGAGGTTCGTGATGGTCGTGCGTCGCACGTCGGCGCGCACGGCTAGTTCGTCCTGGGAGAGCTTCATATGCTCACGTGCCTTGCGGATGGCGTTGGCTACGGGTGCCCAGACGAGAGTCATGGCCTCATGATGCCTAACTTTTGGCATCACGCACGAGTTTTCGCATGTGATTTGGCCGGGAAACCGGCGGGACTTGGCGCGTTTTTGGGCAGACGTGACCCCGTTCGGGCTACCCCGCGCGCCCCGGCTGCGATCTTGTGCCAAAAAAGCTGCCAAAAAAAGTGCTCAAAAATCTTGTGTTGACCTCATCTTGCGCATCTAATGGTCCCTGTGACGCCGAACGGGACGAAGATCAAAGCCCTGAGAACGGCACGCGGGATGACCCTGCGCGACCTTGCCGCAGCCACCGGCCTCGACAACGGAAACCTGTCGAGGATCGAGCGCGGTACGCGTGGTGTACGCCCCAAGACGCTCGCCACTCTCGCCGACTTCTACGGGACCACGATCGACGCTCTCCGGCTCAGGCGGCCTCCGACCCGGCGGCACCCGGACCGCAACGGCGGCCCGACCCGCCACACGATCGACGCCCGCCGAGCACGCTGATCCACGCGGACGCGAACCCGTCCGCAGCACCCGATACGCGAAAGCCCCAGGCCCCGCCGGGGAGCCGGCAACAGCCGTACTCACACGCGGAACCACGCATCGAAAAAGGGCGACCCGTGCCGTCGAACCCGGGCCGCCCGTGACCCACCACCACACACGCATGCAGAGAGGTGGCAGGCAGTGACCCACGCTACCCCGAACACAGGACGGGGACCCACCCCCGCTATCGACCACAGGCTCGCCGACGACTACACGGCGATCCGCGCGATAACGGCGGACGACGAGCGCCGGACCGGTCGAGCCCTCGTTACCGCGGCCCTGGCCTCCTCCGGACCGGGCCGGTCCCGCCGGGACCTCGACCCCGACACCCGCGCCGCCATCGTCGACGTCCTCCAGATGGTGGGCCTCATGCGGTGCCCCGAGATCGAGAACCGGGGTGTTCACGGCACGACCCGTCGATTCGACGCCGGCTGCCTCTGCGCACGGTGCACCGAAGCCGGCGCGGCCCGGGACGCCCGCGCGGCCACACGCGAGGGAGTACTGCCATGACTCTCCTGAGCCTTCTGCGCACCCTCGCCGAGGACGCGGCGGACGCCGCCGACGTCCGAGCGAACGACGACACGGCCGAGGTCGTCGCGCAGGTGCGCGCCGATTTCCTCAAGCACGCCGATTCGCTCGCGGCCAAGACCCTCGGAGCGATTCCCGCCGACGCCCTCACCTGGGTCTACGACGAGTTCGCTCCCGAGGGCGTCGAGGGCGCGGATGTGTGGCTCGGCGACCGCACCCGCCTGCGGTACGAGTACCGCGACGACACGGAACGCACAACGTTCCGGCTGATCCGCGAATGTGTGTGCTGCGGAGGCACGGCCGTAGTGAACGTCACCTGCCTCGCCGACCTCACAGGCCACCTCAACGACGAATGCTGGACGGGGGAGAACCCGTGATCTTCGGCATCGGGCGCAGCGACGAAGCCGTCAACGCCCCCGAAATCCTCCGTGAGCGCGTACACGCCATCGCCCCGAAAGCGGTACGCGTCCAGTTGAGCCGGCCCGCCTTCGCCCCGAACCCGTTCCTGTGCTCCCGTCGCGAGATCACGGTGATCGACCAGCACGGCCGCGAACTCGACGGCATGCACATCGTCTACGGCGGTCGGGACGAACTCCGCAGCCGACTGGAGCGCGCACTCCCGCGCGGATGGCCGGACGTCGAGTACGACGTCCACGCCCGGACGCTCTCCCCGATCACCTGATCCACCGCGCGGCCACGGCCGCGCCCCTCGAACCGCCGGCGGCGGCGCGCGTGCCCACCCCACCCCCCCGGGAGGGCACCCCGCCGCCGGCACCCCAAACACCGCCCGGAGGCACCGTTCGCATGAGCATCGACAACACGTCCAACCTCGACCCGACCATCGCCTACGGCATGCTCCTGGCCGCCAGGTCCGCCGAGCCGACGATCAGCGCCGTATCGACCGCGTTCATCACCGACATGGAGGCGCAGGGGCAGCGCCAGCTCGTCGCCTCCGACCTGCTCCCCACCGAGTGCGACGACGACGCAACCCTGGAAGCGCTCGGAATCACGCTCGGCGAACCCCTCGCCGACGACCCGCTGTTCCGTCCCGCGACCCTGCCCGACGGCTGGAGTCGCGAGGCGAGCACCCACGACATGCACAGCCACATCCTCGACGAACACGGCCGCCGACGCGTCCACGTCTTCTACAAGGCGGCGTTCTACGACCGCAAGGCGTGGATGGGCGCGGAGAGCGTGTTCTCCTACGTGACCCACTGCGTGGGTCGGCACGTGAAGCCGATTCCCGACGACGCTTGGGCCACTCCCGAGGCCCTGCACGATGCGGCGAACCAGGCGGCGGAACGGTGGGCCCGTCTGGCCCGCACCGCTCGCAGCCACGGCGCCGCCGACGAGGCACGCGAGTACGACACCGAGCGCACCGCGTACCTCGCGATCGCCGAGCGCTTCGCACCGTCCGGAGGTGCGGCGTGAGGAACCCGTTCACCGCCCGCCGGCGCAGGTTCGTCGCCGCGACGATCGCCGCAGCCGAGGCAACCGCCGACGAACGGGCCCAGGACATCGCGGCGACGTGGATTCTCGACGCGGACCGCCGCGCCGCAGAGGCCGAGCACCGCGCGGTCGACCTGCGAGCCGCACTCGATCAGGCACACGAGGACCTGCGGCGGGCCCACGCGGACACCGAGACCAGAACGGCCGCCCTCGCGAACCGCATCGCCGACCTCAACGAGCGCTGCCGCGCGCTCGCCGCGACGAACGCCGCCCACGGCGGCGACTGCTCCGCGCGCATGCACGCCTTGGACCGCCTCTCCCACGAACTCGCCGACCGACTGGTCGAGTTGCAGCGCGCCAACGAGAACACGTACCCGCCCGTCGGCATCGACGCCCGGACGTGGCAGACCGCGATCGACGACACCCGTACTCGGGTCATCACCGAGAAGGCCGCCGCCGCGAAGGCCCTCGTCACGACAGGAGCAGCGGCATGAAACTGTTCGGCACCCGCCGCCGCCTCGCCGCCGCCGAAAGCGAAGTCGCCCGGCTGACGCACGCACACGACACCGACTCCAGGTCGCTGGCCGACGCCAACGTTCGGATGCAGCTCCTGGAAGCCGAGAGCGCCGCCCTCACCAGGGACAACGAGATCCTTCGCCGGGTACGGGCCGCCGCCGACCACGAGTGTGCACGCCTGCGCGACGCCTACGCGGCCCTCTGCCGCCAGAACGCGTCCCTGCTCGCCGACGTGGAGGCATCGATCCCGATGATCACGGCCGCCGAAGGACAGCGCGACGAACTGGCCGAACAGCTCGCCGTCGCCGAGGGCCGACTGACCCGTCTCGTGCGGCCCCGAGAGGCGAACGCCCCTGCGGCCGAGCAGTGCGAACTCGCGGCGGTGGCACCGTGACCGCCGACACTCCGAGCCGGCGAGCCCCGCGCGACCACGCCGTGGCCAGGGGAGTGATCGAACGAGTCAGGGCCCGGCGTCGCATGCGCGGGTGGAGCGCCGAACGACTCGCGGCAGAGGTGACCGCATCCGGCTACCCGCTCTCGCGCAGCTCCGTCGCCACGGCCGAACGCAACCACCGCGCGGGAATGTCCGTCGACCAGCTCGTCGCGACCGCCCGCGCCCTGGGGACCTCGCCGGTCAACCTGCTCGCCTGCGGACCGTGCCCCACCTGCCACGGGACCCCGCCCGCCGGATTCACCTGCGGCGACTGCGGAGCGGCCGGCAGCGTCCGCCCGACGCGCATGCGCGGGTGGGTGGAGCGCGCGGTCCGCGACACCGACGCCCTGTTCGACCGGTGCAGCCGTGACGGCGCCTCCCTCGACGACATCCGCATACTCCGCGACCTGGTCCACGACGTGGCCGACGAGGTCGTGCGTCTCCAACAGGTCGTGCGGACCAAGGACTTTCGCCTCGCCGAACGACACTCTCGAATCCACACCCGGGGGGCCGCGTCGTGACCGTGCAGTTCTCCGTCCTCGTCGGCGGTCTCCACGTTCCGCTCCACGAGTGCGACTGGATCCGCCGCGCCCCGTGCGGCTGTGCCACGGCCATCTGCTCCGCCCGGATCGCCGGCGCCGTCCTCGCCACCGAGGACGACGCCTGGCACGAGTTCTACGAGGACGCCGGCACCAAGCGCCACCGCGAGGCAGCCATCCGGGCGGCAAAGAAGGCCGGCTTCACCGTCGAGATGAACACCGTCCACAACGCCGTCACCGCCCTCATGACGCCGTGCACACACGGGAAAGCCGCCCCGGCCCAGCCCGACCCGACCGACCCGTTCAACGAGGACCAGCCGTGAAGACCCCGCAACCCCGCACCGCCCACCGCGTCCTTGCCGCGACCCTGATCACCGGCCTCGCGCTCGTGCTCGCCGGCTGCGGCGACAAGTTCACCGAGCCGTTCAAGGACGCCCCGCGGGGCGCGACCAACAACGGCCCGGCCGAGATCATCACCAACCCCGACGGGTTCTCCAACGTGTCCGCCAAGTGCGACGGACCCAACCGCGTTTACGTCGCCTACCACGGCGACGAAACCTATGCGGCCATCGCCGTCGTCCCCAACGACCCCCGATGCGTGGGGTTGCGGTGATGGCCGACGAAATCAGCCCGACCGAAGCCGCCCACGTCCTGTGGTATTTCGCGCCGCCCGGGCGCCGACCCGGCTCCTTCACCGAGCAGTTGATCGCGTTGATCAACATGGCCGGCCAGGAGAACCGCCGCCGGCTCGCCCGCGCCTACCCCGGCTACGCCGCCGCCGTTCACATGATCAAGACCGACCCCAGGGGGACGCAGCGCCTCACCGACATCGCCTACGGGCGAAAGCCGGAGAAGGCCCTCCCGGGCGGTACGCACCCGTCGACGGACGAACTCCACGGCGCCGCAGCCCGCGCCGTCGACGACGAGATCGACCGTCTCCGCACCGGAGACAGGGCCGCCATCGAACGGCGCATCGCCGCAGCCCGCACCGACTACGAGCAGGCACGCGCCGCATTCCTGGGCCCCGGGGGTGATGCATGACCGATCCGTTCTGGGCGCGCCACACCGATCACGGTCGCTACTACCTGGACCCGGCGACCGGCGAACTCCTGCCGTCCGTCACCAACGTCATCGGCACGTGCGTTGCCAAAGAACGGCTCGTCCCCTGGGCAGCCAAGATCACCGCCGAATGGGCCGCCGACCACCCCGACGAGATCCGGGACCACGTCGGCGCCGACCGCGCAGCCCTCATCCGCGCCATGACCGGCGCCCACGTCGCCATCACCGAACACGCCATGGACCTCGGCACCCGCGTCCACGCCGGCGCCGAAGCCAAGGTCCTCGGCGCGCCCGTCCCCGACGACTCCGAAGCCGCCCCGTACCTGTGCCAACTCGACAAGTGGCTCACCGCCTGGCGCGTGGACCCCGACCGCGACATCGAGGCCGCCGAACTCACCGTCATCAACCGCACCGTCGGCTTTGCCGGCACCGGCGACCTCCTCGTGTGGCTGCGCACCGGCCGCCTGCGCCGACGCCAACTCTGGCTCATCGACTACAAATCGTCCGCGACCCGGCCGGCGAGCAGCGTCTACCCCGAGTACGACCTCCAGCTCGGCGCGCTCCGCAACGGCGAAACCGTCCTGCTGCCCGACGGCACCGAACTTCCCATGCCGCGCGTACAGCGCGCCGGGATCCTCAACCTCCGCGCCCGCAGCCACGCCTTCGTTCCCATGCCCGCCAACGACGCCACCTGGAACGCATTCCGCAACCTCGTCCCCGTCGCCCGCTGGCTCCACGACGCACCCACCACCCACCCCGCGCTCAAACCCCCGCCCTGGGCAGACGAGCCGACCACCGGAGAGGCGGCCTGAGATGAGCCAACGCATCAAGACAATCCAGGCGCAGCAAGCCGAACTCGGTCGCCTCCGCACCGGCACGAGCACCCCCCTGCGCCCCGGTAGCGATCGCCGCCGCCCCGTGCGGTCCGGCACCTGGATCCTGTCCTCCCACAACCGCGGATACGTCGAAGCCGCCGCCAAGCTGTGGGGCGGCGACGTCGAACCCTGGCAACCCCAGAACTCCTCCATCAGGCAATGGCGCGTCACTACCGAAACCGATTCCCTGGACGCTCTGTTGCCGCCCGGAGACCCCCTGAGCGCGCACAACGAACTGTGGGACGGCGGCGGTATCAAACTCCGCTGCGACGGCATCACCGAACTGCGCTCCGGCCAACCCTGTATCTGTCTCGCGCGTTTCGGCATCGACTTTCACAACACCGCGCCGTTCGGAGAGGCGTGCAAGCCCACCACCCGACTGCGCGTCTTCCTCCCCGACATGCCCGACTTCGGTATCTGGCGCGCCGAAACCCACAGCTTCTATGCCGCAGCCGGCTTGGCCGGCCAGGTCGACGCCGTACTGGAGGGCACCGGCGGGCGCGGCATCGTCCCTATCCGACTCACCATCGAACAGCGCCAGGTCGTCCGCGAGGGAAAACCGAAGAAGTTCCCCGTCGTCATGGTGATTCCGCAACTGCCAAAACTGCGGCACGCCCTCAACGGTCCCCTCTCCGCAACGGCGGCCCTCGACCCCGCCTCCCTGGAACGCGTCGCCATCGAAGCCGCCGAACGCCCC includes these proteins:
- a CDS encoding tyrosine-type recombinase/integrase; the encoded protein is MIDHLPDKSLGVDPVCRVLDLSPSTYLARKKRPKSARQPRDVFARAACAEWTLPIRSPVSCSRVRTVRRCGRRPCWTASRHWSAQAGVPQFTMHDLRRVAATLTITAGVPLTVVSKTLRHSTLSTTANIYAHLTRQAAHDAVDAIEAALVGAEGEDARIDLPSRLRPHRDHPARLRDLSKPLYAAAIRGRSMMWLGGGRRPCDHTATTSPRNAEKAAFPFLRRRPPTCVNAGRDDRI
- a CDS encoding transposase, encoding MREVRTSGRPVAHVARDLGTHNEDLRNCVRQAEADAGERADRSTTAASQEVRQLRRKNPELRRTNEILKAASVSSAQKIDRPRTRPSR
- a CDS encoding MauE/DoxX family redox-associated membrane protein; protein product: MIRAIAVDVIAFHLSISLLAPALSKALNFHMTRHELSVSFAVKVIPATVCALLLITVEVTLGILIGTGAFAVAVNSATVGLFLGFLVHRIRAARKGIACGCVGDSNSQSQPTARSSTSEYSFMIAGSVGFLALALTNLRLVIAGERPSPTSGALAVACVGAALALRVWRAARSVPSKTTTGR
- a CDS encoding helix-turn-helix domain-containing protein — its product is MTPNGTKIKALRTARGMTLRDLAAATGLDNGNLSRIERGTRGVRPKTLATLADFYGTTIDALRLRRPPTRRHPDRNGGPTRHTIDARRAR
- a CDS encoding helix-turn-helix transcriptional regulator, whose amino-acid sequence is MTLVWAPVANAIRKAREHMKLSQDELAVRADVRRTTITNLEGGYTYTRIPTTIEDVGAVLGWPDPMNDARRIADGGSPPPLVSTPVAIQVSGRRKSKSQAYRKPAGEGSGSPPSRPALARGMPLRVERQLGQDNQVVDSTIIEVDGLKVVVLLMAPRGRRSPTINWHPAPRCGPSWRHASAI